One part of the Nostoc sp. PCC 7120 = FACHB-418 genome encodes these proteins:
- a CDS encoding Uma2 family endonuclease, translating into MNIKTEANIEELYSLPDNCKAEIVNEKLVLMSPTGFLPGRAGGEIYASLRDYERLTKSGYALPDNVGFLINLPHRRSLSPDAAFYRGQPTGGKFLNGAPVFAVEVRSENDYGDKAEEEMAKKRRDYFAAGTLVVWDVDVLKEEVIRVYRADNPEQTQVYHRGEVAEAEPALPGWFMPVDNLFM; encoded by the coding sequence ATGAATATCAAAACTGAGGCGAATATTGAAGAATTGTACAGCTTACCTGACAATTGTAAAGCAGAAATTGTCAATGAAAAATTAGTGTTGATGTCTCCAACTGGATTTTTACCAGGACGTGCTGGGGGTGAAATTTATGCAAGTCTGCGGGACTATGAACGTCTGACAAAAAGCGGTTACGCTTTGCCCGATAATGTTGGTTTCTTGATTAATCTTCCTCATCGACGTTCGTTAAGTCCTGATGCTGCGTTTTATCGTGGACAACCTACAGGCGGAAAGTTTCTGAATGGTGCGCCTGTGTTTGCGGTTGAAGTGAGAAGTGAAAATGATTATGGGGATAAAGCCGAGGAAGAAATGGCAAAAAAACGTCGTGATTATTTTGCGGCTGGTACTTTGGTAGTGTGGGACGTAGATGTACTCAAAGAGGAAGTGATTAGAGTGTATCGTGCTGACAACCCAGAACAAACGCAGGTTTATCATCGTGGTGAAGTAGCAGAAGCTGAACCTGCATTACCAGGATGGTTTATGCCAGTAGATAATTTGTTTATGTAG
- a CDS encoding histidine phosphatase family protein — protein sequence MTLNLYLLRHGETTFSQSGNFCGKTDADLTSEGVQMAESFADVYQKLKWEAVYASPMKRTIATAKPFCDAIGMEMRLRDGLREGSYGEWETKSKSFAQENYAQNYVKWLTEPAWNAPIGGETAVDIANRSMPVIAEIQEKYPQGNVLVVSHKATIRIMLCSLLGIDLGRYRYRVNILVASVSMVKFDVNGPLLEILGDRHHIPDHIRSRPGT from the coding sequence ATGACACTCAATTTATATTTACTGCGACATGGAGAAACTACTTTTAGTCAAAGTGGTAATTTCTGCGGTAAAACTGATGCAGACTTGACCTCTGAAGGGGTGCAGATGGCAGAGAGTTTTGCCGATGTTTATCAAAAACTGAAATGGGAAGCGGTTTATGCTAGCCCGATGAAGCGCACAATTGCCACAGCCAAACCATTTTGTGATGCAATTGGTATGGAAATGCGGTTGCGTGACGGACTTAGAGAAGGTAGTTACGGCGAATGGGAAACCAAAAGTAAATCCTTTGCCCAAGAGAATTACGCCCAAAACTATGTAAAATGGTTGACAGAACCCGCTTGGAATGCACCAATAGGTGGAGAAACGGCGGTAGATATTGCAAACCGTTCTATGCCTGTAATTGCGGAAATTCAGGAAAAATATCCCCAAGGTAATGTCTTAGTAGTTTCCCATAAAGCCACGATTCGGATTATGCTTTGCAGCTTACTAGGAATTGATTTGGGACGCTATCGCTATCGGGTGAATATTTTGGTCGCGTCGGTAAGTATGGTAAAATTTGACGTTAATGGCCCTTTATTAGAAATATTAGGCGATCGCCATCATATACCCGATCATATTCGCTCTCGTCCGGGAACATAA
- a CDS encoding sensor histidine kinase — protein sequence MFQKLDIKSIFLKLLRLPFKLLPSQLITITVVLTLVLFLPQTWVTWQAYNDFNSIIKNELRLQSLSEKITYYDEVLTMSARMNAVTANSMWERRYRQFEPLLDAVIKESIQLAPEVYNNQDAKETDLANKRLVEMEYQSFDLVRKGQSLAARSLLLSSKYESEKRKYASGVNKINQAIATLIDERILKYKIYLLWSIGGSVTSLAFLIPSWLLVLRLLKNYLRTSKIAQITLRDLNHELEMRVEKRARELRYKNDQLTQTLQELQQTQLQLIQTEKMSSLGEMVAGIAHEINNPITFVKNNVSYVKEYSQDLLNLIQSYQEYYTQPPDILQAQINDIDLEFIQEDFIKILNSIEYGTDRVEKIVKSLRNFSRLDEAEIKSVDIHEGIDSTLMILSHRLIAIDKHPEILLIKEYASLPLVECYPGLLNQVFMNILVNAIDALHEYNWQRTDDGMKNSPSMIRICTHQIDESWIQIRIIDNGIGIPENIRDKLFNPFFTTKPLGKGTGIGLSISYQIIVEKHTGKLYCNSIEEQGTEFVIEIPIIQNLSRFTN from the coding sequence ATGTTTCAGAAGCTAGATATTAAATCAATATTTTTAAAATTGCTGCGTCTCCCATTTAAACTGCTGCCATCTCAGTTAATTACTATCACAGTGGTACTAACTCTCGTATTATTTTTGCCACAAACATGGGTTACTTGGCAAGCTTACAATGATTTCAATAGTATTATCAAAAATGAATTAAGACTACAGAGTCTTAGTGAAAAAATTACTTATTATGATGAAGTTCTGACAATGTCAGCACGCATGAATGCTGTTACAGCTAATTCTATGTGGGAAAGAAGATATCGTCAATTTGAACCTTTATTAGATGCAGTAATTAAAGAATCTATTCAACTTGCGCCCGAAGTTTATAATAATCAAGATGCTAAGGAAACTGATTTGGCGAATAAACGTTTAGTGGAGATGGAATATCAGTCTTTTGATTTAGTAAGAAAAGGTCAATCATTAGCGGCGAGGTCACTTTTATTAAGCTCAAAATATGAATCGGAGAAACGAAAGTACGCATCGGGTGTTAATAAAATAAATCAAGCGATCGCTACACTGATAGATGAAAGAATTTTAAAATATAAAATATATTTATTATGGTCAATTGGTGGCTCAGTTACTAGCTTGGCTTTTCTTATACCTTCATGGTTATTGGTATTACGTTTATTAAAAAATTATTTAAGAACCAGTAAAATAGCTCAAATAACACTAAGGGATCTCAATCATGAATTAGAGATGCGCGTAGAAAAAAGGGCAAGAGAGTTGCGATATAAAAATGATCAACTAACCCAAACATTACAAGAACTACAACAAACGCAACTTCAACTAATTCAAACTGAAAAAATGTCATCTTTGGGTGAGATGGTGGCTGGTATTGCCCATGAAATAAATAATCCGATTACTTTTGTTAAAAACAACGTTAGTTATGTCAAAGAATATTCTCAGGATTTATTAAATCTAATCCAGAGTTACCAAGAGTATTATACCCAACCGCCTGATATTCTCCAAGCACAAATTAACGATATCGATTTAGAATTTATCCAAGAAGATTTTATCAAGATCCTCAACTCTATAGAATATGGCACTGATAGAGTTGAGAAAATTGTTAAATCCCTACGTAATTTTTCTCGACTTGACGAAGCCGAAATTAAATCAGTCGATATTCATGAAGGAATTGATAGCACTTTGATGATTCTATCTCACCGATTGATAGCTATAGACAAACATCCAGAAATTTTGCTCATCAAAGAATATGCTTCATTACCATTGGTTGAATGTTATCCTGGTTTACTCAATCAGGTATTTATGAATATTCTTGTTAATGCCATAGATGCTTTACATGAATATAATTGGCAACGCACAGATGATGGAATGAAGAATAGCCCTTCTATGATTCGGATTTGCACTCATCAAATTGATGAATCTTGGATACAAATTCGGATTATTGATAATGGTATAGGTATTCCAGAAAATATTCGTGACAAATTGTTTAACCCATTTTTTACCACTAAGCCACTAGGTAAAGGTACGGGTATAGGATTATCAATTAGTTACCAGATTATTGTGGAGAAGCATACTGGAAAGCTGTATTGTAATTCTATTGAAGAACAAGGTACAGAATTTGTGATTGAAATTCCTATTATTCAGAATTTATCTAGATTCACGAATTAG
- a CDS encoding mobilization protein: MPTIHLIDGEKGGVGKSLVARTMIQYCLDNNMPFVPVETDRSNPDVAGVYKSICQYAVFTEDERHADKADKIFEIAMNKTVIANLAAQSHRAVKGWIEKNHLIELGESQGVDFCKWFVSTGGYDSLNLFKQSVNSYGGKVPHILVKNLGLCDDWEHVNSDATIQEVVKKYNVKAIDFPKLAYKERNIIDQHRLTFADAREYKEFGIISKQRVVNFLKLAYASFETVGIWYEEVK, encoded by the coding sequence ATGCCAACAATTCATTTGATAGATGGAGAAAAGGGAGGGGTGGGAAAGTCTTTAGTAGCTAGAACAATGATTCAGTATTGTCTGGATAATAATATGCCATTTGTACCTGTAGAAACCGATAGGTCAAATCCAGATGTAGCTGGAGTATACAAAAGTATATGTCAGTATGCAGTATTTACAGAGGATGAAAGGCACGCAGATAAGGCGGATAAAATCTTTGAGATAGCAATGAATAAAACGGTGATTGCTAATCTTGCAGCACAATCTCATAGAGCAGTTAAGGGATGGATTGAGAAGAATCATTTAATTGAACTGGGAGAGTCTCAAGGGGTAGATTTTTGTAAGTGGTTTGTGTCAACAGGGGGGTATGACAGTCTCAATCTATTTAAGCAGTCTGTAAATAGTTATGGTGGCAAAGTTCCTCATATATTAGTGAAAAATCTCGGCCTATGCGATGACTGGGAACACGTAAACTCAGATGCAACAATCCAAGAGGTAGTAAAAAAATATAATGTTAAGGCTATAGATTTTCCCAAACTTGCGTATAAAGAAAGAAATATAATAGACCAGCATAGATTAACGTTTGCAGATGCACGAGAGTATAAAGAATTTGGCATCATCAGCAAACAGAGAGTGGTAAATTTTCTCAAGCTTGCCTATGCTTCTTTTGAAACCGTGGGTATTTGGTATGAAGAAGTTAAATGA
- a CDS encoding DNA phosphorothioation system restriction enzyme has product MYLKQAPVQQFPAFRLKLPFVRESQGSYQTQPLPGCPRMPLSVQLRQYQRQAMTNWFANNGRGTLKMATGSGKTITALAITCELYQQISLQVLLVVCPYRHLVTQWARECEKFNLQPILAFENLRSWQSQLSTQLYNLRSGSQGFVTVITTNSTLIGDGFQSQLKYFPAKTLIIGDEAHNLGAPKLEESLPRRVGLRLALSATPERYFDDGGTQSLFDYFGPVLQPEFTLRDAIAQGALVHYLYYPILVELTEAESIAYLKLTKRIGRSLLYRERNNGESPNFEDNEDLKPLLMQRARLIGAAANKLKALRQLMATRRETTHTLFYCSDGSLETGQRSSLHQLKTVAKILGGELGYKVSTYTAQTSLQEREVLRRQFESGALQGLVAIRCLDEGVDIPAIQTAVILSSSGNPRQFIQRRGRVLRPHPSKERATIYDMIVLPPDLDRETIEVERNLLRKELRRFVEFADLADNAGEARIKLLDLQKRYGLLDV; this is encoded by the coding sequence ATGTACCTGAAGCAAGCACCAGTGCAGCAATTTCCTGCTTTCCGGCTCAAATTACCATTTGTCAGGGAAAGTCAAGGTAGTTATCAGACTCAGCCATTACCAGGGTGTCCTAGAATGCCGTTATCTGTGCAGTTGCGCCAGTATCAGCGTCAAGCTATGACTAACTGGTTTGCGAACAATGGCCGAGGAACGCTGAAGATGGCGACTGGTAGCGGGAAAACTATAACTGCACTGGCGATTACTTGCGAGTTATACCAGCAGATTAGCTTACAGGTGTTGTTGGTGGTGTGTCCCTATCGTCATTTGGTGACACAATGGGCGCGAGAATGCGAGAAGTTTAATTTACAACCGATATTAGCCTTTGAGAATTTACGCAGTTGGCAAAGTCAACTTTCTACCCAACTTTACAATCTGCGTTCTGGTTCTCAAGGCTTTGTGACTGTGATTACTACCAATTCCACGTTAATTGGGGATGGGTTCCAGTCACAACTCAAGTATTTTCCGGCTAAGACTTTAATTATTGGTGATGAAGCCCATAATTTAGGCGCACCTAAGTTAGAGGAAAGTTTACCCCGGCGGGTGGGTTTGCGACTGGCTTTATCGGCGACACCAGAAAGATATTTTGATGATGGTGGTACGCAATCTTTATTTGATTACTTCGGCCCAGTTTTACAACCAGAGTTTACTTTACGGGATGCGATCGCTCAAGGTGCTTTGGTGCATTATCTATATTATCCCATCTTAGTAGAGTTAACTGAGGCTGAAAGTATTGCTTACTTGAAACTAACTAAACGCATCGGGCGATCGCTATTATATAGAGAACGGAATAATGGCGAATCACCTAATTTTGAAGACAACGAAGATTTAAAGCCTTTATTAATGCAACGCGCTAGATTAATTGGTGCAGCAGCAAATAAACTCAAAGCTTTACGTCAATTAATGGCTACTCGCCGGGAAACCACTCACACACTTTTTTATTGTAGTGATGGTTCATTAGAAACAGGACAGCGTTCATCACTCCATCAACTCAAAACTGTGGCGAAAATTCTGGGCGGAGAATTAGGGTATAAGGTAAGTACATACACAGCGCAAACATCTTTACAAGAAAGAGAAGTTTTACGTCGTCAATTTGAAAGTGGCGCATTACAAGGTTTGGTGGCAATTCGCTGTTTAGATGAAGGGGTGGATATTCCGGCAATTCAAACTGCCGTGATTTTATCAAGTTCTGGTAATCCTCGTCAGTTTATTCAGCGACGGGGTAGGGTTTTACGTCCTCATCCTAGTAAGGAAAGGGCGACTATCTACGACATGATTGTTTTACCACCAGATTTGGATAGGGAAACCATAGAAGTTGAACGCAATTTGTTAAGAAAAGAGTTGCGGCGCTTTGTGGAGTTTGCCGATTTAGCTGATAATGCTGGAGAAGCTCGCATCAAGTTGCTGGATTTACAAAAGCGATATGGGTTATTGGATGTTTAG
- a CDS encoding Uma2 family endonuclease: MVASPDRNYMSPQEYLEWEERQDIKYEYVNGEVFAMTGGTLPHTTIALNLASALKSHVRGGSCRAFMSDAKVAVSEGMSFHYPDVVVSCDERDKQATKFLQYPCLIVEVLSPSTEAYDRGAKFKQYRRIQTLKEYVLIDAEKINLDCFRLNENGIWELYSYEEGNEVYLQSVDFRFPISLVYEDVFLG; this comes from the coding sequence ATGGTTGCAAGTCCAGACCGGAATTATATGTCTCCTCAAGAATATCTGGAATGGGAAGAACGCCAAGATATTAAATATGAGTATGTCAATGGTGAAGTTTTCGCCATGACTGGGGGAACTCTTCCTCACACTACTATTGCTTTAAACTTAGCCTCAGCATTAAAAAGCCATGTACGCGGTGGTTCCTGTCGTGCTTTTATGTCTGACGCGAAAGTAGCAGTATCTGAGGGTATGTCGTTTCATTACCCTGATGTTGTTGTGAGTTGTGATGAAAGAGATAAACAAGCCACTAAATTTCTTCAGTATCCTTGTCTAATTGTCGAAGTTTTATCTCCAAGTACGGAAGCTTACGACCGAGGTGCTAAATTTAAGCAATATCGCCGCATTCAAACCTTAAAAGAATACGTCCTAATTGATGCAGAAAAAATCAATTTAGATTGTTTTCGATTAAATGAAAATGGTATTTGGGAGTTGTATTCTTACGAAGAGGGAAATGAGGTTTATTTGCAGAGTGTTGATTTTCGCTTTCCCATATCTCTGGTTTATGAGGATGTATTTTTGGGTTAA
- the argF gene encoding ornithine carbamoyltransferase, whose amino-acid sequence MAALLGRDLLSLADLTPTELQELLQLATQLKSQQLKLRCNKVLGLLFSKASTRTRVSFTVAMYQLGGQVIDLNPNVTQVSRGEPVQDTARVLERYLDVLAIRTFEQQELATFAEYAKIPVINALTDLEHPCQILADLLTVQECFDSISGLTLTYVGDGNNVANSLMLGCALAGMNVRIATPSGYEPNPQVVAQAQAIADGKTEILLTNDPDLATKGASVLYTDVWASMGQEAEADDRFPIFQPYQISEQLLSLAEPNAIVLHCLPAHRGEEITEEVIEGSQSRVWQQAENRLHVQKALLASILGAE is encoded by the coding sequence ATGGCAGCATTGTTAGGACGAGATTTGTTAAGTCTGGCAGACTTGACTCCTACAGAACTTCAGGAACTTCTGCAATTGGCGACCCAATTGAAATCGCAACAGTTGAAGTTGCGGTGTAATAAAGTATTGGGTTTGTTATTTTCTAAGGCTTCAACTCGGACACGAGTCAGTTTTACTGTGGCGATGTACCAACTGGGTGGACAAGTAATTGATCTCAATCCGAATGTGACTCAAGTTAGTCGGGGAGAACCAGTACAAGATACTGCACGAGTATTAGAGCGATATTTGGATGTTTTGGCAATTCGCACTTTTGAACAGCAGGAGTTAGCAACTTTTGCTGAGTATGCGAAAATTCCTGTAATTAATGCACTCACTGATTTAGAACATCCTTGCCAGATATTAGCGGATTTATTAACTGTGCAAGAATGTTTTGACTCAATTTCTGGGCTAACTTTGACCTATGTTGGTGATGGCAATAATGTCGCCAATTCTTTGATGCTTGGCTGTGCTTTGGCGGGGATGAATGTGAGAATTGCCACTCCTAGCGGATATGAACCAAATCCGCAAGTTGTCGCACAAGCACAAGCAATAGCTGATGGGAAAACGGAAATCCTCCTAACTAATGACCCAGACTTAGCAACCAAAGGTGCATCGGTACTTTACACTGATGTTTGGGCGAGTATGGGACAAGAAGCAGAAGCAGACGATCGCTTTCCTATTTTCCAACCTTATCAAATTTCTGAGCAGTTATTAAGTCTGGCTGAACCAAATGCAATTGTTTTACATTGCTTACCAGCCCATCGTGGTGAAGAGATTACAGAAGAAGTAATCGAAGGTTCTCAATCACGAGTTTGGCAACAAGCGGAAAATCGATTGCACGTTCAAAAAGCTTTGCTTGCTAGTATCTTAGGGGCAGAGTGA
- the lexA gene encoding transcriptional repressor LexA produces the protein MERLTEAQQELYEWLAEYIRIHQHSPSIRQMMQAMNLKSPAPIQSRLEHLRTKGYIEWTEGKARTIRVLQPIKQGVPVLGAIAAGGLIEPFTDAVEHIDFSNFVLPAQTYALRVTGDSMIEDLITDGDLVFLRPVPEPDQLKNGTIVAARVDGYGNTLKRFYRSGDRITLKPANPKYNPIEVAAIQVEVQGSLVGVWRGYM, from the coding sequence ATGGAACGCCTAACAGAAGCGCAACAAGAACTTTATGAATGGCTGGCAGAATATATCCGTATTCACCAGCATTCGCCCTCAATTCGTCAGATGATGCAGGCGATGAATTTAAAATCACCTGCACCTATCCAAAGTCGTTTAGAACATTTACGCACGAAAGGATACATTGAATGGACTGAAGGTAAAGCCCGAACAATTCGAGTTTTACAACCTATTAAGCAAGGTGTGCCGGTTTTGGGAGCGATCGCCGCAGGTGGTTTAATAGAACCATTCACTGATGCTGTCGAGCATATCGACTTTTCTAATTTCGTTTTACCTGCTCAAACTTATGCTTTGCGGGTAACTGGTGACAGCATGATTGAAGATTTAATTACCGATGGGGATTTGGTATTTTTGCGCCCAGTTCCCGAACCAGATCAATTAAAAAATGGTACTATCGTCGCTGCCAGAGTGGATGGTTATGGTAATACATTAAAACGTTTTTATCGAAGTGGCGATCGCATCACTCTTAAACCAGCCAACCCCAAATATAACCCCATTGAAGTTGCAGCCATACAGGTAGAGGTGCAAGGTTCTCTGGTTGGTGTGTGGCGCGGTTATATGTGA
- a CDS encoding AAA family ATPase translates to MKLTSIKLCNFRSFYGRTPEIVIAGGDVLNTTIIHGNNGSGKTSLLNAFTWVLYEKFSAAFASIEQLVNKRAIAEAKLGQAVECWVEINWEHEGKRYNVKRQCKGYKNKTDFAIGKTELLMQVAGDDGRWYYPSQQPEEIIGQILPVSLHQYFFFDGERIEEIVRSDKKAEIAEATKIFLGVEVINRSIRHLGEAKKSLENELKAIGDSEIKQLLREQEKLEQEIERIHTRQTEIKQELEYQQTFKKETGNRLQELSAAKELQQRRQELENQKNSNQESLRQTREALKKIISARGYTVLLSDTTAQFRTIINQLKQQGELTAGISREFIHELLKSQRCICGADLHEGNHAHTNVSLWLNQAGSSAVEETAIRMSAQVDEIDKQAIAFWEEVDKEQARINQLRQNISQVENELETIQERLRKDANEEISSLQKRLDEIESKIDELNREQGANQQEISHVQADIDALVKQIAKQKLNEEKQLLAQRRINATQDAIERLTEVRNRQENQFRLQLEKRLQEIFNSVSFTPYVPKISDKYELTLVESTSGMEASVAASTGENQILSLSFIASIIDKVRDWSEKRKILTVPDSSTFPIVMDSPFGSLDETYRRRIAQTLPELANQLIVLVTKTQWRGEVETEMTDRIGREYVLTYYSSKPDCEQDYIELSGGRFPLVKQSPNEFEYTEVIVVEREW, encoded by the coding sequence ATGAAGCTGACTTCAATTAAACTATGCAATTTTCGCTCTTTTTATGGCAGAACACCGGAGATAGTTATCGCTGGGGGAGATGTTCTCAACACTACGATAATTCATGGGAATAATGGCTCAGGTAAAACTAGTTTACTTAATGCCTTTACGTGGGTATTATATGAGAAGTTTAGTGCAGCTTTTGCCTCGATAGAACAACTAGTTAATAAACGAGCGATCGCCGAAGCTAAACTTGGACAAGCTGTAGAATGTTGGGTAGAGATTAACTGGGAACACGAAGGTAAACGCTACAACGTCAAACGCCAGTGTAAAGGCTATAAAAATAAAACCGACTTTGCCATAGGTAAAACAGAATTACTCATGCAGGTAGCTGGGGATGATGGTAGATGGTATTACCCAAGCCAGCAACCAGAAGAAATCATTGGGCAGATTTTACCAGTTAGTTTACATCAATACTTTTTCTTTGACGGCGAACGCATAGAAGAAATCGTGCGTTCTGATAAAAAAGCGGAAATTGCTGAAGCTACTAAAATCTTTTTGGGTGTGGAAGTAATTAACCGTTCTATCAGACATTTGGGTGAAGCTAAAAAAAGTTTAGAAAATGAGTTAAAAGCAATTGGGGATTCCGAGATTAAGCAGCTTTTGCGTGAACAAGAGAAACTAGAACAAGAGATTGAACGCATTCACACCAGACAAACAGAAATTAAGCAAGAATTAGAATATCAGCAAACCTTTAAGAAAGAAACAGGTAACCGTTTACAAGAACTGAGTGCTGCTAAGGAATTGCAACAGAGACGACAAGAATTAGAAAATCAAAAAAACTCAAATCAAGAAAGCCTCAGACAAACTAGAGAAGCACTAAAAAAGATTATTTCCGCACGGGGTTACACAGTATTATTGTCAGATACTACAGCCCAATTTCGGACGATCATCAATCAACTTAAGCAACAAGGTGAATTAACTGCGGGAATTTCGCGGGAATTTATTCATGAATTATTAAAATCCCAACGCTGTATTTGTGGTGCAGACTTACATGAAGGTAATCATGCTCACACAAATGTGAGTCTCTGGTTAAATCAAGCAGGTTCCTCGGCTGTAGAAGAAACAGCAATTCGTATGAGCGCCCAAGTAGACGAAATCGATAAGCAAGCGATCGCATTTTGGGAAGAAGTTGATAAGGAACAAGCGAGAATCAATCAGTTACGTCAAAATATATCTCAAGTTGAAAATGAATTAGAAACTATTCAAGAACGCTTACGCAAAGACGCTAACGAAGAAATTAGCAGTTTACAAAAGCGGTTAGATGAGATTGAAAGTAAAATTGATGAATTAAATAGAGAACAAGGTGCAAATCAGCAAGAAATTTCTCATGTACAGGCTGATATTGATGCTTTAGTTAAACAAATTGCTAAACAAAAGCTCAATGAAGAAAAGCAGTTATTAGCTCAAAGACGGATTAACGCCACACAAGACGCAATTGAACGCTTAACAGAAGTCAGAAATCGGCAAGAAAATCAGTTTCGACTGCAATTAGAAAAGCGCTTGCAAGAGATATTTAACTCCGTATCTTTTACGCCTTATGTACCTAAAATTAGCGATAAATATGAGTTAACTCTGGTAGAAAGTACATCAGGGATGGAAGCATCAGTTGCAGCCTCTACTGGTGAAAACCAAATTCTCAGTTTATCTTTTATTGCCAGTATTATTGATAAAGTCAGAGACTGGAGCGAAAAACGCAAAATCTTAACGGTACCTGATAGCAGTACTTTTCCCATCGTCATGGACTCACCATTTGGGAGTTTAGATGAAACCTATCGTCGGCGCATTGCTCAAACATTACCTGAGTTGGCTAATCAGTTGATAGTGTTAGTAACAAAAACTCAATGGCGGGGAGAAGTGGAAACAGAGATGACAGATAGAATTGGTAGGGAATACGTGCTGACTTACTACTCTTCTAAGCCAGATTGTGAACAAGATTATATTGAATTGAGTGGGGGAAGATTTCCTTTGGTGAAACAAAGCCCGAATGAGTTTGAATATACTGAGGTGATAGTGGTAGAGAGGGAGTGGTGA